A DNA window from Salvelinus sp. IW2-2015 unplaced genomic scaffold, ASM291031v2 Un_scaffold1009, whole genome shotgun sequence contains the following coding sequences:
- the ppwd1 gene encoding peptidylprolyl isomerase domain and WD repeat-containing protein 1, which yields MAATTENADLKRKLDDNQDEVETGEEEEWVGPMPSEATQTKKRKVLEYERVYLDNLPSAAMYERSYMHRDVITHIVCSKTDFIITASQDGHVKFWKKKEDEGVEFVKHFRSHLGVIECISVSADGALLCSVGDDQAMKVFDVVNFDMINMLKLGFHPGQCEWIYNPGDAICCVACSEKSTGKIFVYDGRGSNEKLHTFDKMHSSPLSQIRLNPRYRVIVSADKAGMLEYWTGLPSEFKFPRHVDWQYKTDTDLYEFAKNKTYPTSLAFSHDGKKMATIATDRKVRIFRFLTGKLMRVFDESLSKFTELQQMKQQLPDMEFGRRMAVERELEKVDGIRLTNIIFDETGHFVLYGTMLGIKVINVETNRCVRILGKLENIRVVKLSLFQGIAKACNTAPTIEMKASDNPALQSTMPDPTIFCTAFKKNRFYMFSKREPEDTKSAESDRDVFNEKPSKEEVMAATQAEGPKRVSDSAIIHTTMGDIHIKLFPVECPKTVENFCVHSRNGYFNGHIFHRVIKGFMIQTGDPTGTGMGGESIWGGEFEDEFHATLRHDRPYTLSMANGGPGTNGSQFFITVVPTPWLDNKHTVFGRSAKGMEVVQRISNLKVNPKTDKPYEDISIINITIK from the exons ATGGCGGCCACCACAGAGAACGCAGATCTGAAACGAAAACTAGACGATAATCAGGATGAAGTAGAaactggagaagaggaggaatggGTTGGACCCATGCCAAGCGAGGCGACACAGACCAAGAAGAGAAAAG tgcTGGAGTATGAACGTGTGTATTTGGACAACTTGCCATCGGCAGCCATGTACGAGAGGAGCTACATGCATAGGGATGTTATAACGCACATTGTCTGTTCCAA GACAGATTTCATCATCACAGCCAGTCAGGACGGTCATGTGAAGTTCTGGAAAAAGAAAGAAGATGAGGGGGTAGAGTTTGTCAAACACTTCCGCAGTCATCTGG GAGTTATAGAGTGTATTTCTGTCAGTGCTGATGGAGCTCTATTRTGTTCTGTTGGGGACGACCAGGCCATGAAAGTCTTTGATGTGGTCAACTTTGACATGATCAACATGCTGAAGCTGGG tttCCACCCTGGCCAGTGTGAGTGGATCTACAACCCAGGCGATGCCATCTGCTGCGTGGCCTGCTCAGAGAAATCCACTGGGAAGATCTTCGTCTATGATGGACGGGGAAGCAACGAGAAGCTCCACACCTTCGACAAGATGCACTCCTCTCCGCTGTCCCAGATCCGCCTCAACCCTAGATACAGGGTTATCGTCTCCGCAGACAAGGCTGGAATGCTGGAGTATTGGACCGGCCTCCCCAGCGAGTTCAAATTCCCCAGGCACGTGGACTGGCAGTATAAGACTGACACAGACCTTTATGAGTTTGCCAAAAACAAAACCTACCCCACCAGCCTGGCCTTCTCCCACGACGGGAAGAAGATGGCTACCATCGCCACCGACAGGAAAGTCAGGATCTTTCGCTTCCTGACGGGGAAACTGATGAGGGTGTTTGATGAGTCGTTATCG AAGTTCACAGAGCTGCAGCAAATGAAGCAACAGCTGCCAGACATGGAGTTTGGTCGGAGGATGGCGGTGGAGAGGGAACTGGAGAAAGTGGATGGCATCAGGCTGACCAACATCATCTTTGATGAGACGGGTCACTTTGTCCTCTACGGAACCATGCTGGGCATCAAGGTCATCAATGTGGAGACCAACAG gtgtgtacGTATCCTGGGGAAGCTAGAGAACATTCGTGTGGTGAAGCTGAGCCTGTTCCAGGGGATTGCCAAGGCATGCAACACAGCTCCCACCATCGAGATGAAGGCATCAGACAACCCGGCCCTGCAGAGCACAATGCCAGACCCCACCATTTTCTGTACTGCTTTCAAGAAGAACCGCTTCTACATG TTCTCCAAGAGGGAGCCGGAGGACACTAAAAGTGCCGAGTCAGACAGAGACGTGTTCAACGAGAAGCCGTCTAAGGAGGAGGTGATGGCTGCTACCCAGGCAGAGGGGCCCAAAAGGGTGTCAGACAGCGCTATCATCCACACCACCATGGGAGACATCCACATCAAACTGTTCCCTGTCGA GTGTCCCAAAACAGTGGAGAACTTCTGTGTTCACAGCAGGAATGGTTATTTCAATGGCCACATATTCCACCGCGTCATCAAG GGCTTCATGATCCAGACAGGGGACCCTACAGGGACAGGCATGGGAGGGGAGAGTATCTGGGGAGGGGAGTTTGAGGATGAGTTCCATGCCACACTGAGACACGACCGGCCCTACACACTCAGTATGGCCAACGGAGGCCCCGGCACCAACGGATCACAGTTCTTCATCACCGTCGTGCCCACG CCCTGGCTAGACAACAAGCACACCGTGTTTGGAAGGAGTGCCAAAGGAATGGAGGTGGTTCAGAGGATCTCCAACCTCAAAGTCAACCCTAAAACAGATAAACCTTACGAAGACATAAGCATCATTAACATCACCATCAAGTAA
- the LOC112069417 gene encoding protein SREK1IP1-like isoform X1: MAASGPNKDIRAGCKKCGYPGHLTFECRNFVRVDPRKDIVLDVSSTSSDESTEDEQEDLPNDKLGRGGKDSKSQYSSQEDARKIKHKRRKSKDRKSERKRSFSSSDEEESKKRKKHKSHKKKGKKEKKERHKKKQKKKHDSSSSDSSSRSSDTD, translated from the exons ATGGCTGCATCAG GTCCCAATAAGGACATCAGAGCTGGGTGTAAGAAATGTGGTTATC CGGGCCACCTGACGTTCGAGTGCCGTAACTTTGTGCGTGTGGACCCCCGGAAAGACATTGTCCTGGACGTGAGCAGTACAAGCAGCGACGAGAGTACGGAGGACGAGCAGGAGGATCTGCCTAACGACAAGCTGGGCCGGGGAGGAAAAGACTCAAAAAGTCAATACA GTTCCCAGGAGGACGCCAGGAAAATTAAACACAAGAGGAGGAAAAGTAAAGACAGAAAGTCTGAAAGGAAGAG GTCCTTTTCATCAAGTGACGAAGAGGAGAGCaagaagagaaagaaacacaaaagccacaagaaaaagggcaaGAAGGAAAAGAAGGAACGTCacaagaagaagcagaagaagaaacATGATTCTTCCTCATCTGACAGCTCCAGCAGGTCCTCTGACACTGATTGA
- the LOC112069417 gene encoding protein SREK1IP1-like isoform X2 yields MAASGPNKDIRAGCKKCGYPGHLTFECRNFVRVDPRKDIVLDVSSTSSDESTEDEQEDLPNDKLGRGGKDSKSSQEDARKIKHKRRKSKDRKSERKRSFSSSDEEESKKRKKHKSHKKKGKKEKKERHKKKQKKKHDSSSSDSSSRSSDTD; encoded by the exons ATGGCTGCATCAG GTCCCAATAAGGACATCAGAGCTGGGTGTAAGAAATGTGGTTATC CGGGCCACCTGACGTTCGAGTGCCGTAACTTTGTGCGTGTGGACCCCCGGAAAGACATTGTCCTGGACGTGAGCAGTACAAGCAGCGACGAGAGTACGGAGGACGAGCAGGAGGATCTGCCTAACGACAAGCTGGGCCGGGGAGGAAAAGACTCAAAAA GTTCCCAGGAGGACGCCAGGAAAATTAAACACAAGAGGAGGAAAAGTAAAGACAGAAAGTCTGAAAGGAAGAG GTCCTTTTCATCAAGTGACGAAGAGGAGAGCaagaagagaaagaaacacaaaagccacaagaaaaagggcaaGAAGGAAAAGAAGGAACGTCacaagaagaagcagaagaagaaacATGATTCTTCCTCATCTGACAGCTCCAGCAGGTCCTCTGACACTGATTGA
- the LOC112069416 gene encoding spliceosome-associated protein CWC27 homolog isoform X1: protein MSNIYIQEPPSNGKSGARVHCPRRRSHRHLDGGESIYGRQFKDEFHSRLHFNRRGLVAMANAGPHDNGSQFFFTLGRADELNNKHTIFGKVTGDTMYNMLRLAEMECDPEERPLNPHKLQTTEVLHSPFDDIIPCETKEXQKDEDKKWGKKSQSKATKCLIYYYKHFLCSSLSICC, encoded by the exons ATGAGCAACATCTACATTCAAGAGCCTCCATCAAATGGAAAG AGTGGTGCCAGAGTTCATTGTCCAAGGAGGAGATCCCACAGGCACCTGGACGGTGGAGAGTCCATCTATGGACGGCAGTTCAAG GATGAGTTCCACTCCAGACTGCACTTCAACAGACGAGGCCTGGTTGCCATGGCCAACGCAGGGCCCCATGACAACGGCAGCCAGTTCTTCTTCACCCTTGGCCGGGCAGATGAGctcaacaacaaacacaccatcTTTGGAAAG GTGACAGGTGATACAATGTACAACATGCTCAGGTTAGCAGAAATGGAATGTGATCCGGAGGAAAGACCTTTAAATCCACACAAGTTACAAACCACTGAG GTGTTACATTCTCCCTTCGATGACATCATTCCATGTGAAACAAAAGAATRGCAAAAGGATGAAGACAAAAAATGGGGCAAGAAATCTCAGTccaaagcaacaaagtgtttaaTTTACTATTATAAACACTTTCTCTGCTCCTCACTCTCAATCTGTTGCTGA